In Ascaphus truei isolate aAscTru1 chromosome 21, aAscTru1.hap1, whole genome shotgun sequence, one DNA window encodes the following:
- the LOC142472156 gene encoding beta-1,4-galactosyltransferase galt-1-like, whose amino-acid sequence MKPHMSIKNICKLFSLVFSTLTALYLIYIVVLVIFLPAQTFIFPLLQPTDLQDEECNGNLANDTIIKVKNSRTYLVAAYLDLRGSSSVRVLGITYRYEQEPLYCQFCFYGANDTVVAEFQIHTDHFDFPYGTTDIVCNLRDNRIPRYVAIHRGADPAPSFPTYLKIQNIKPQGNNSPLTFEYDFLICISALFGSYRNILQFIQSMEMYQMLGAQKVIIYHTDSSPLMKKILSYYTQLHFIEVISWPITSFLNVSTGWHYPEHPGNLHYYGQTAALNDCIYRNMYRSKYIALNDIDELILPVVHRDWPEMMEYLLQANPMASIFIFENHFFPTTLQDKTNSLTPEDWNAIPGLNILQHTYREPNRPYEVNPTKMILNPRKVVRTSVHSPLDFIGDQYHVSSDIARLCHYRGPKQKELEKEYLIEDTIMSKYETALIERVNAVWNNVNLPNIARKKGRK is encoded by the coding sequence ATGAAGCCGCATATGTCAATCAAAAACATTTGCAAATTATTTTCCCTCGTCTTCTCAACGCTCACCGCGCTTTATTTGATCTACATCGTGGTGTTGGTGATATTCTTGCCGGCGCAAACTTTCATCTTCCCACTTCTCCAACCAACAGATTTACAAGACGAAGAGTGCAACGGCAACTTGGCAAATGATACCATAATTAAAGTCAAGAACAGCAGAACCTACTTGGTCGCCGCCTACTTAGATCTCCGAGGGAGCAGCAGCGTCCGCGTCCTCGGAATTACGTACCGATACGAACAGGAACCGCTTTACTGCCAGTTCTGTTTTTATGGCGCCAACGACACCGTGGTTGCCGAATTTCAGATCCATACTGATCACTTTGACTTCCCATATGGAACCACGGACATTGTCTGCAACTTGAGAGATAATCGGATCCCGCGGTATGTAGCGATACATCGGGGAGCCGATCCTGCGCCCTCCTTTCCCACGTATCTAAAAATCCAAAATATCAAACCTCAGGGAAATAACTCGCCGCTGACGTTCGAATATGATTTCCTCATCTGCATTTCGGCCTTGTTTGGGTCATACCGCAATATTCTTCAGTTTATTCAGTCCATGGAAATGTACCAAATGTTGGGAGCCCAAAAAGTGATCATCTATCACACAGACTCTAGCCCACTAATGAAGAAGATTCTGTCATACTATACCCAGCTTCATTTTATAGAGGTAATATCTTGGCCCATCACCTCGTTTTTAAACGTTTCAACTGGATGGCACTACCCTGAGCATCCAGGGAATCTCCATTATTATGGTCAAACGGCTGCTTTAAATGACTGTATCTATCGCAACATGTATAGAAGCAAGTACATAGCCCTCAACGATATTGATGAGCTTATTTTACCGGTCGTTCATAGAGACTGGCCTGAAATGATGGAGTATCTCCTACAAGCCAATCCAATGGCGAGCATTTTTATCTTTGAAAACCATTTCTTCCCAACGACATTGCAGGACAAAACTAATTCCTTGACGCCGGAGGATTGGAATGCTATCCCGGGGCTGAATATACTGCAGCATACGTATCGGGAGCCCAACAGACCTTATGAAGTGAACCCTACAAAGATGATCCTAAATCctaggaaggtggtgagaacatCAGTGCATTCCCCACTGGACTTTATCGGTGACCAGTATCATGTATCTAGCGACATCGCTAGACTTTGTCATTACAGAGGACCCAAACAAAAAGAGCTGGAGAAGGAATACCTAATAGAGGATACAATAATGTCCAAATATGAAACAGCCTTAATTGAAAGAGTGAACGCTGTGTGGAATAATGTTAACCTTCCGAACATCGCACGCAAAAAGGGGAGAAAATGA
- the LOC142472395 gene encoding beta-1,4-galactosyltransferase galt-1-like — protein MAHKSSVCSFLIMITLTSVFYHRTRLSENSTKETQLKLEIGSITPLSDNKTFIITPYYDDRETRRIRVIAIVYHEDVTDLYCSFYCSTSRDSVPVKADVDFHSDRFGFPYGTADILCTEPPSCNPNLVSFYRSSQRQNGQLPVFEIKRHESQSISSNFTVCISTMFGNYNNVLLFIQSMEMYKLLGAQRVTIYKNSCSEQMETILKYYVSEGIVEVVEWPIDSYLQVSTKWHHSMDAKDIGYYGQLTTLNDCVYRNMYSSKFVLLNDIDEIILPVKYPDWTSMMDALETNYPDASVFQFENHVFPRTVFDPLFNVTSWRSLPGDNILQHVYREPIQKNAFNNRKMIINPRKVVQTSVHSVLKAYAKTVQITSDISLLYHCRDASQPSLSPRSLINDTTIWKYSTNLVKNVDKVIQSLSVETGEYDHMFSFLSFKCYFSIGLLTGGICSLAVLKSKRLAVVTYNRI, from the coding sequence ATGGCGCACAAATCCTCTGTCTGCAGTTTTTTAATAATGATTACTCTTACCTCCGTGTTTTACCACCGAACACGACTATCTGAGAACAGTACAAAGGAAACGCAACTGAAATTAGAAATTGGCAGCATCACTCCATTGAGTGATAACAAGACCTTTATTATAACGCCCTATTACGACGACAGAGAAACCAGGCGTATCCGCGTCATTGCTATTGTTTACCATGAAGATGTCACTGATCTCTATTGCTCTTTTTACTGCAGCACTTCTCGGGATTCTGTTCCAGTAAAAGCAGACGTGGATTTTCACTCTGATAGATTTGGATTCCCGTACGGTACCGCGGACATTCTGTGTACAGAGCCGCCATCTTGCAACCCAAACCTTGTGTCATTTTACAGGTCTTCTCAACGGCAGAATGGACAGCTTCCTGTTTTTGAAATAAAACGCCATGAATCTCAGTCAATTTCTTCTAATTTTACAGTTTGCATTTCCACCATGTTTGGTAATTATAACAATGTTTTGTTGTTCATTCAGTCTATGGAGATGTATAAACTGCTCGGGGCTCAAAGGGTCACAATATACAAAAATAGCTGCAGTGAGCAGATGGAAACCATATTGAAGTATTACGTCTCCGAAGGTATTGTAGAGGTTGTGGAATGGCCAATCGATTCGTATCTACAGGTATCTACCAAATGGCACCATTCTATGGATGCTAAAGATATTGGCTACTATGGACAACTAACAACATTGAATGACTGTGTTTACAGAAATATGTACAGCAGCAAGTTTGTGTTACTCAATGATATTGATGAAATTATTTTGCCCGTTAAATACCCAGACTGGACATCAATGATGGACGCCCTTGAAACCAATTACCCAGATGCTAGTGTGTTCCAGTTTGAAAATCACGTCTTTCCCAGGACTGTGTTTGATCCTTTGTTTAATGTTACATCATGGCGTTCCCTACCTGGAGATAATATACTGCAACATGTTTACAGAGAGCCGATACAGAAAAACGCCTTCAATAACCGAAAAATGATTATTAATCCGAGGAAGGTGGTCCAGACATCCGTTCACTCGGTTCTCAAGGCTTATGCAAAAACTGTTCAAATTACTTCGGACATTTCACTCCTGTATCACTGCCGAGATGCTTCTCAACCATCGCTATCTCCTCGTTCTCTTATAAATGACACCACTATTTGGAAGTACAGTACAAACTTGGTTAAGAATGTTGACAAAGTGATCCAAAGTCTTTCTGTGGAGACAGGAGAGTACGATCACATGTTCAGTTTTCTTTCATTCAAGTGCTATTTCAGCATTGGTCTCCTAACTGGAGGGATCTGCTCTTTGGCTGTGTTGAAATCCAAAAGATTGGCCGTTGTTACGTACAACAGAATTTAA